Within the Deinococcus carri genome, the region AGGTCCCGCACGAATGCCTCCTCGACGCCGCGCGCGACCAGCACCTCTGTCACGCGCCCGTCCCTGAGGGCTTCCAGCACCGGATTCCGTCCGTACAGCAACATGGATGCAGTCTAAGTCCAACACCTGCCGGGGCAGTGGGGGCCGGGGCGGGGTGGTGTCCTCAGCCGCCGGCCTCGGCCCAGGCCTCGGGGCCTGGCCGGGCTTCCAGGACCAGCAGTTCCTCGGCCGCCCCGGCCCCCGCCGCCACCCGCCGCAGCCCCAGCGTGAGCGCGCCGCCCCGCTCCAGCGGCACGTCGGCCCCGGCGAGGCCGTCGCGGACGGCGCGGCGCACCAGGTGCTGCACGGCCTCCGAGGGCGCGCCTGCGAACCCCGGCCAGGCCCACAGCACCTGCCCGGCCAGCGGGGTCCAGCCGGGGGCCAGCTCGGTCAGGCCGCTGCTGGCGTGCAGCACCGTGCCGTCGAGCTGAAGCAGGGCGGTCGGCGTGCCGGTGCCCTGAAGCAGGGCCGCCAGGTGGGCCGCCTCGGCGTGTTCGGCCGTCACGTCCTGAAGGGTCCACAGCACGCCCGCCGCCTCGCCCCCGAAATAGGGCCGGGCCTCACCGCGCAGCCAGGCCCGCCCGCCCCCGGCCACGCTGAGGCGCAGGTCGGGCAGCCGCAGCGCCCGCCCCGCCGCCGCCTGCATCAGTCCTGCCCGGCAGGCCTCGCACTGGGGCAGCACCTCCGCCAGGGTGCGCCCCATCACCGCGTCCCCGGTCTGGCCGAACAGTTCCAGCCAGGGGCGGCTCACCTGCCGGAAGGTCAGGTCGGCACTCAGCCAGGCGGCGGGCACCGGCAGTTGCGTGATCAGAACTTCCGCCTCGCGCTGCGCCCGGCCTTCCTGCGCCGCCGAGAGCAGCAGCGTCAGCACCTCCACCGCGCCCGGCTGAAGGGGCGCGTCCGCTGACCACAGCAGGCCCAGCAGCGCCCCGCCGCGGGTCAGCCACGCCAGCTCGCCCCGGTCCAGCCACTCGTCGGGGGGGACCAGCTCGCCCCCCACCCGGGTGCCGCCGCCTGGTTCCAGCCGCAGCACCTGCCCCCCCTGGCCCACCGCCAGCAGCGACGCCCCCGGTGCATGCACCCGCAGCAGCGCTCGCAACGCCGTATGCAGGGGTTCGGGGAGGCCGGGAGCGGCAGTCAGGTCGGTCATGGCGGGCAGCATTTCCGGGGGACAGAACGGCTCCCCTTGCCCGGCATGCTGGCACAGCAACTCTTACGCGCCTCATACGGCCCGCATGCGGCGGGGCGGTCCCCTGGCTGTCAGAAGGCCGGAAGTTCAGGGCTTTGCTGCGTGGGGGTGAGGGGGTCTTTTTATGTCAAAGGTCCTCACTCCCCTCAGCGGCCCAGCCCTCCTCCTCGCCGTTCCGGGGGCCGCTGGGCCGCGTGGTGTAGATGGCGGGATCACTGGGATTGCTCGCCGCGACGAGGCGCGCGACCTCGTCCGCGTCCGGTTCGGCCAGCACGCGCACGAAGTCGGAGGCGCTCAGCACCGTCTCGCGCACGGGCCAGCCCTGCGCCTGCGCCCGCCGGGTCAGCTCCGCGAGGGCCTGGGCACCCGCCCGGCCAAACGCCGGACCGAAGGCGGCGGCGGTCACGAGGGCCTCGCCCCCCGCGGTCAGCAGCGCGGCGTAACGTGCCCGGTCCCGGTCCCCCTGCCGGTCGGTAACCAGAATCAGCCGTCCCTGCGCGCCGCTGGCCCCCTCCAGATATGGCAAAACGGCGTGCAGCGTCTCCAGCGGTGCTCCCGGCACCCCGAGCGGGTCAGCGATGTGCATGGTGGGCAGTGTAAGTGGTCCGCGGGAGGCGGGGCGCGGTACGCAGGGTTTTTCTGCCTGCCTCCCGCCTCCCGCGCCCCGCCTCCTGCCTTCCGGACGCTATCCTGCCCCCATGAAGCAGAAGCTCCCCACCCTGGTCGCGCAGGCGCGCGGCGGGCGCGTGGTCCGCACGCCCTTTTTGGAGGGCGACGACATCGACCGCCGCCAACTGCAAGACGACGAGGTGCGCCACAAGCTGGCGGGCGGCTTCCCGGATGCCCGCCGGGTGGTGCTGACTCTGCACCCCGCCCACATTCCCGAGGTGGACAGCGGCGTGACCGTGCTGCGCCTGACCCCCGAGCCGGGCGGCCCGGGCTGGGACGTGCAGGACTTCATGGTGCAGCTGCGCCGCCTGAACCTCCCCGAGGAGCAACTGGGCGACGTGCGCGAGGAACGCGGCAGCTTCCTGGTGGCCGCGACCGGCAAGGCCGTTCAGACCCTGGAGGCCCTGACCGAACTGGGGGGCCGCCCGGTCGAGGTGGAGGAGGTCGGGGAGACGGCGGGCCGGGGCAGCAAGACCCGCGAGGTCGTGGTGCCGTCCATGCGGGTGGACGTGGTGGGCGCGAAGGGCTTCGGGGTCAGCCGCGCCTACTTCCAGCAGGGCATCGACGGCGGCAAGGTCCGCCTCAACGGCCAGCCCGCCCGCGCCAGCAGTGACATCCGCGAGGGCGACAGCCTCAGCGCCGACGGCCTGGGCCGCATCGACTTCAAGCGCGTGGTGAACGAGACGCGGCGCGGGAACTTCAAGGTGGAGCTGGAGGTTCACCGTTGAGGGGCCGTGAAGCTCTGAGCTTTGAGCTATGAACCAGCACCAGAACGCTTCCGCTTGCGCCCCGGCTCTCTTTTTCATAGCTCATAGCTCACCGCTCAGAGCCCCCTCCCATGATTGACCTCCTCTCCCGCCAGCCCAGCCTCACCCCCGACGAACTGACGGCGGGCCTCTCGCCCAGTGCCCGCTTTCAGGACGTGCGCTTCGAGAATTACCGCCCGAATCCCGACTTTCCCAGCCAGGAGGAGGCGCGGGCCAGCCTGCAAGCGTTTCTCAAGGGGGCGCAAGTGCGGCCGGGCGGCTTCCGCCTGTTTCGCCGCGCCAAGCCCGAGGGCCGCGGCCTGTATCTCGACGGCGGCTTCGGCGTGGGCAAGACGCACCTGCTGGCGAGCGCGTACCACGCGGCACAGGGGCGGCGCGCCCTGATGAGCTTTCAGGACCTGATGTACGTCATCGGCGCGCTGGGCATGACCCGCGCGGTCGAGGCCTTTCAGGGACACGACCTGCTGCTGATCGACGAGTTCGAGCTGGACGACCCCGGCAACACCCACATGGCGAACACGTTCCTGGGGCAACTGCTGCCGGGCGGCACCAGCGTGATCGCCACCAGCAACACCGAACCCGGCGCGCTGGGGCAGGGCCGCTTCAACGCGGCGGACTTTCAGCGCCAGATTCAGGGCATCGCCAGCCGCTTCGAGACACACCGGGTGGACGGCCCAGACTACCGCCAGCGCGGCATCACCCCGGCCCAGCCCCTCACGCCGGACGAGTTCGGGGCGTGGCGGGCGCGGCAGCCGGAGGCGACCCTGGCGATCCTGACCCACCGCGATCTGGGCCGCCTGTTGCTGGAGGTGCATCCCAGCCGATTTGCGCGGCTGCTGGAGGGTGTCCAGGCCCTCGCCGTCACCGACCTGGTGCCCATGCCCGACCAGAACGTCGCGCTGCGCTTCGTGCATTTCATCGACAAGCTGTACGACCTGGGGCTGCGCGCAGCCTTTACGGGCGCGCCGCTGGGCAGCCTGTTCAGCGACACCTACCGCCACGGGGCCTACGCCAAGAAGTACAGCCGCTGCCTCAGCCGCCTGTCCGAGCTGCTGCACGAGGCCCGGGCGTCGCTGTAACCACCCGCCGCGCACCATGAAGAACCTGCGGCCGCCGCACTCATGCCCCCCCGCGTGCCCGCCCGCTACGGTCGGTGGATGGACAGAGACTTCGTGATGGTGCTGCCCGGTGGCCGCGTCCCCGCCCGGTTCGTGACCCTGGAGGACGGCACGCCGGGCGTGGAGGTGGAGGGCGTGTCTTTCCCATACGTCACGGGCGAGGTGCCCCACGGCATCAAGGGCAACAGCGACGAGCAACGCCGCGTGATCGACAGCCTGCGCCAGCGCTTTCGCATCACGTCCGAGCCTGCGGTGTTCGCGTTCGACGTGGAATAATCAAAAAAGAACCGCGCCTAGACGCGGTTTTTTGTGGTGCCGGGAACGGGACTTGAACCCGCATATCCTTTCGGATGTTCGATTTTAAGTCGAATGCGTCTACCGATTCCGCCATCCCGGCCCCCTGGGGAGGCACGGCCCGCAGTATAGAAAAAACCCCGCCGTTTGGGGGCGGGGCAGGTGGTGGAGGTGGGCGGAGTCGAACCGCCGTCCAAAGGTCCTTCCAGCGTGCGTCTACGTGTGTAGCCTGCTGTTTGGTTGTCGGGTCAGGGGCCACCAGCCGGCGGGTTTCTCCTGACCTTAGTTCCATTTGTTTTCGCCACTCGGCTATGGAACCTCGCCGGGGCTAGCCTTCTTTTGGTTCAGTTCGCGCCGCGCCAAAGGCCGGGCTAGACGGTCACTGTGCTGTCAATTAAGCAGCAAGGGCGAACGAGTCGCTGTTGTTGCCAGTTAATGGCTTTGCCGTTTGTTTACGAGGCCAACGGCACCTCGACACGCAACATCACCTTCAGTTCCCCTGTCGAAACCGGGTCACCCCCAGCGAATACCGGACTTCTCCGGTAAAAAGCAGTGTAACAGAAGGTTATCGGGGAGATATTGACCGTTTGCACGATGTTTTCTCAGCCGTCGGGCAGGGTGCCGCTACGCTGGGGGCATGTTGCCCGACCTGCTCTCCCGCTTCCCGCCGACCGGTCACCTCGCCCGCGACGTGGACACGCTGCTGGCCGCCCACGGGCGCGAGCGCATCCGGGAACACGTTCCGCGGGTGGCGGGCGAGGCGCGGAGGCTGGCGACCCGCTTCGGCGTGGACCCTAACCGGGCCGAAGTGGCGGCCCTGCTGCATGACGTAGGCGGCATCTTCGAGCGGGGGGAGATGGTGGACCTGTGCCTGGGCCTCGGCCTGGGCGTGCTGCCCGAGGAACGGCAGGTGCCGCTGCTGCTGCACGCCCGGCTCAGTGAGGTGCTGGCCCGCGAGCTGTACGGCGTGACCGATGCGGGCGTGTTGCAGGCCATCCGCTTTCACACCACGCTGCACGGCGCACCCACGCCCCTCGACGAGGTGGTCTTTCTGGCCGACAAGCTGGAGTGGGACGGAGGAGGCACGCCGCCCTACCACGCGGCCCTGTCGCGGGCGCTGGAGGGGGGCCTGGAGGCAGGAACCCGCTGGATGCTGGGCTGGATGGCGACGCCGGAAGCGCGGCTGCTGTTGCCCCACCCGGACCTGAAGGCGGCGTGGGCACAGTACGGCATCGCCCACCCCTGAGAGCTTCAGCCCTCCCGCCGGAAGCGCCCGTTCAGATTCCGCCACTGCTTGCGCCCGTAGGCATAGACGGGGTGCGTCCAGTGCCCGCCGACCACGCCCTCCCGCAGGGCGGCGAGCAGGTGTTCGGGCGTCTGGACGGTGCGGAAGGGCGTTTCCACCCACGCCTCCCCGATGTCGCGCAGGGTGTGGGCGTCGCTCCCGGCACAGACGGGCAGACCACGCTCCTGCGCCCACTGCGCGGCCACCCGGTTCCAGTGATGCCGCGACAGCCGGGAATTGAAGGTTTCGACGATGTCGATCTGGTCCGCGATACGGAGGGTGGCCTCCGGGCGCAGGCGGTAACGCTTCAGGGGGTCGAAGCCGTGCTGAAGCATCACCAGGCCGCCCTGCGCCTTGATCTCGCGCACCGTTTCCTCGGGCGTGAGCCGGGGTGGGATGCGCTCCCTCAGAAAGAGGCCGATCAGCTCGCCCTCGCTGGTCGTGACCTCCTCGCCGGGGATGATGCTGAGGCGGTCGCCCAGGCCCAAATCCGCCACGATGCGGGCGAGTTCAGGGCCGCCGCGCTGCTGGTCGTGGTCGGTCACGGCGATCACGCGGGTGTTGGTCCGCAGCAGCCAGGCGGGGATGTCGCGCAGCGGGGTGCGGCAGTCGTGGCTGACCTCGGTGTGGGTGTGCAGGTCCATCCGCATCACCTGCACGCCGTCCCGGAAGACGAGGTTGTTCGGCAGCGCGCTCATCTGCCCGCCTCCTCCCGCCCCGGCACCAGCACGGCCAGGGCACCCGGCCAGACCTCCACCCGCACCTCACCCGTCACGCCGGGCTGCGCGGGCCGCACCTCGCCGTCCACGTGAAAGGCCTGGCCGACATAGGGAATCTCGATGCGGCGGGCCGCGTCGTTCTGCACGCTGCCCAGCTCCTCGAAGCTGTCCCGCGCCAGCGCCGCGAGGTAGGCCAGCAGCCCGTCGCGGCCCGCGGCGTCCACCCGGATCACGTTCAGCTCGCCGTCGGTGGGGTCGGCGGTGGTGGCGAGCCGCAGGCGGGGGCCGGTGGCGCGGGTGTTCATCACCTCGACCAGGACGTAAGGCGTCTGCGGCTGCACCTGTCCGTCCAGCGTGAGGCTCAGCGGCAGCGGGTCGAAGTTCGTGAAGGTGGCGGCCAGGGCACCGGCGGCCCGCAGCGGACTCTTGCCGCCTTCCGGGTCGTACTCGGCCAGCACGTCGGCAAAGGCTCCGCAGCCGCACGCCTCCAGAAAGAGGTCCTCGCCCCAGGGGGCCACGAGGCGGCCCAGGTCCAGCGGCACGGTTCCGGCCCCCGCGTAGCCCGCGATCACGTCCAGCGGCTCGCCCGAGATGCCCAGCGTCCGCCCGATGTTGTTGGCCGTGCCCATCGGAATGATGCCCAGGCGCACACCCCCCCGCCCGGCCAGATGCAGGGCCGCGGCACGCACCGTGCCGTCCCCACCCGCCACGAAGACCGTGCCCCGCGCGTCCTCCAGGGCCGCCGCGAGGTCGGCCTCGTCGTCGGTGGCGCGGTAGACGGGCCGGTACCCCTGCGCGTGCAGCGCCTCCACCAGCCGGTCAGGGCTGGAGCGGGTGCTGCCGCCCGCCTTGCTGTTGAAGATCAGGGTGGCGTCGGTCGCGTCCGGCTTGGACCGGGCGGGGAGGGTCTGGGCGTCGGGGGCCATGGCAGGAATGTAATCCATCCCGGGTTGTGAACGCTTCCCCTGAACGGCCGGGAAGGCGGCCGCCCCTGCGCTTCTCCCCGCTGGCTCAGTCGGAGGCCAGCAGTTCCTGGGCCTGTTCCTGCACCGCCGGATGGGTGGCCCAGCGCTGCACGGCGTCCGCGAGGTCCGGCATGATCCAGCCGCGTTCGCTGCCCAGGGCGCTGAAGGTGGGCCGCGCGGCGGGCAGGCCCAGCGCAACGGTGGGCACGCCCTCGACCAGTTCCGGGTCCAGGCCGGTGGCCCCGGCCACCATCCGAGCGAACTCGGCCCAGCTCACGGCCCCGGCGTTCGCCAGGTGCCACAGGCCGCCCTCGCCGTCGATCAGCAGGTCCAGCGCGGTGTGGGTGAGGTCGGGCACGAAGGTGGGCGACACCACCTGATCGTCGGCCACCCGCACCGGCTGCCCGGCCCGCAGCTCCCGCTGGACATAGGCCGCGAAGTTGTAGGGGTCCCAGGGGCCGAAAAAGGCGCTGGTCCGCACGACCAGGGCGTCGGGCAACGCCTCCAGCACCCCGGTCTCGGCGGCCCGCTTGCTGCGCCCGTAGGCATTGAGCGGGTGGGGGGTGTCCGATTCGACATAGGGGGCACCCTTGCGCCCGTCGAACACCAGGTCGGAGGAGAAGGTCAGCAGCCGCACACCCTGCCCGGCGCAGGCCTGGGCCAGCACCCGCGGGCCGGCCGCGTTCTCGCGCTCGTTGCGCGGGTCATGCTCGGCGTCGTCGACGCGCACGTAGCCCGCCGCGTTGATGATGGCCCAGGGGTGGTAGGTTTCCAGCGCCGCCCCAGCTGAGCGGGGGTCAGTGATGTCGAGGTCCTGGCGCGAGAGGAGGTGGTAGGGCAGGCCGCGCCCCTCGCAGGCGCGGGCCAGGGCGCGGCCCAGCGTGCCGGTGGCCCCGGTGATCAGCAGCGGGCGTCCGGCGGGGCGCTCGGCGCGCACGGGGCCGACAGCGGGAAAGAGGAGACGTTCCCCGCGCCGCCACCAGCCCGGCCCGGCCAGCACGGGGTGGCTGGCGGGCTGGCCGTGGCCCAGTTCGCGCGCGAGCTGCGCGAGCGCGGTGGGGCGCGGCTGCGGCGCGCGCACGTCCCACAGCCCGCTCTCGTAGTGGCCGCTGCGGCGGGTCAGCAGGCTGTTCCACTCGAAGGCCCCCAGCGCCGCCCAGGCCGTCACGGCCCGCACGTCCGCGCCCTCCCGGCGCACCTGCCCGGCCTCCTGCCAGGCCGCGTGCAGCCAGCGGAGCTGCTCCTCGCGCGTGCAGCCCAGATGCACCTCGGTGATGGCGAGGGGAAGTCCGTAGCGGGCGTGGGCTTCGCGCAGCCGCCCGCCCACCCCGCCGATGCTCTCGCCGCGTACCCGCACCGCCTCCACGTCCGCGTAGCGCTCGCGGCCGTTGCTGCCGTGCGTGTGGGACGGGTAGTGGTGCAGCCGCTCGTCCAGGAAGCGCTCGCTGGTCACATACACGTTCAGGCCCAGCACGTCCGGCGGACAGGGATGCTCGGCGAACCACAGCACCTCGCGCTCGCTGGCCCCGGCCCAGCGCAGGTGGTCCCACATCGGGTGCGCCTCGTCCACCCGGCCCAGCAGCAGGTCGAAACTCAGCCAGCGCCGCTCGTTCTCGAAGTCGGCCTGTCCCCTCAACCGGGGGGTGCTGGAAATATGGCCCAGGTCCTCGGTCTGGATCAGCCTCGCCTCCGGGTTGACCCGGCGAATCTCCTCCATCGCCAGCACGGTGGCGCGGAGCTGGTGCATCAGCGCCTGCCAGAAGCTGCGCTCGTCCCGCGCGTGGGGGTACCAGTGCCCGTACAGCGCCGAGAACCGGGCGGTGGTGAGCGGTTCGTTGACCGGCGTGTAGTCGCTCACGTCCGGGTAGCGTTCGGCGACCGCGCGGGCGTAGGCCCGCAGGCCGTCCACAAAGCCGGGGTCGAGCAGGTGCGTGTGGCGGGGGCCGCCTCCGTGATGCACCAGCCCCACGATGGGCCGGACGCCGTGCCCGGCGAGGCGGGCCAGCCGTTCGTCGGCCCAGCGCCAGTCGGC harbors:
- a CDS encoding PAS domain-containing protein; translation: MTDLTAAPGLPEPLHTALRALLRVHAPGASLLAVGQGGQVLRLEPGGGTRVGGELVPPDEWLDRGELAWLTRGGALLGLLWSADAPLQPGAVEVLTLLLSAAQEGRAQREAEVLITQLPVPAAWLSADLTFRQVSRPWLELFGQTGDAVMGRTLAEVLPQCEACRAGLMQAAAGRALRLPDLRLSVAGGGRAWLRGEARPYFGGEAAGVLWTLQDVTAEHAEAAHLAALLQGTGTPTALLQLDGTVLHASSGLTELAPGWTPLAGQVLWAWPGFAGAPSEAVQHLVRRAVRDGLAGADVPLERGGALTLGLRRVAAGAGAAEELLVLEARPGPEAWAEAGG
- a CDS encoding DUF3197 domain-containing protein — its product is MHIADPLGVPGAPLETLHAVLPYLEGASGAQGRLILVTDRQGDRDRARYAALLTAGGEALVTAAAFGPAFGRAGAQALAELTRRAQAQGWPVRETVLSASDFVRVLAEPDADEVARLVAASNPSDPAIYTTRPSGPRNGEEEGWAAEGSEDL
- a CDS encoding S4 domain-containing protein — translated: MKQKLPTLVAQARGGRVVRTPFLEGDDIDRRQLQDDEVRHKLAGGFPDARRVVLTLHPAHIPEVDSGVTVLRLTPEPGGPGWDVQDFMVQLRRLNLPEEQLGDVREERGSFLVAATGKAVQTLEALTELGGRPVEVEEVGETAGRGSKTREVVVPSMRVDVVGAKGFGVSRAYFQQGIDGGKVRLNGQPARASSDIREGDSLSADGLGRIDFKRVVNETRRGNFKVELEVHR
- the zapE gene encoding cell division protein ZapE, which encodes MIDLLSRQPSLTPDELTAGLSPSARFQDVRFENYRPNPDFPSQEEARASLQAFLKGAQVRPGGFRLFRRAKPEGRGLYLDGGFGVGKTHLLASAYHAAQGRRALMSFQDLMYVIGALGMTRAVEAFQGHDLLLIDEFELDDPGNTHMANTFLGQLLPGGTSVIATSNTEPGALGQGRFNAADFQRQIQGIASRFETHRVDGPDYRQRGITPAQPLTPDEFGAWRARQPEATLAILTHRDLGRLLLEVHPSRFARLLEGVQALAVTDLVPMPDQNVALRFVHFIDKLYDLGLRAAFTGAPLGSLFSDTYRHGAYAKKYSRCLSRLSELLHEARASL
- the yqeK gene encoding bis(5'-nucleosyl)-tetraphosphatase (symmetrical) YqeK; the protein is MLPDLLSRFPPTGHLARDVDTLLAAHGRERIREHVPRVAGEARRLATRFGVDPNRAEVAALLHDVGGIFERGEMVDLCLGLGLGVLPEERQVPLLLHARLSEVLARELYGVTDAGVLQAIRFHTTLHGAPTPLDEVVFLADKLEWDGGGTPPYHAALSRALEGGLEAGTRWMLGWMATPEARLLLPHPDLKAAWAQYGIAHP
- a CDS encoding PHP domain-containing protein: MSALPNNLVFRDGVQVMRMDLHTHTEVSHDCRTPLRDIPAWLLRTNTRVIAVTDHDQQRGGPELARIVADLGLGDRLSIIPGEEVTTSEGELIGLFLRERIPPRLTPEETVREIKAQGGLVMLQHGFDPLKRYRLRPEATLRIADQIDIVETFNSRLSRHHWNRVAAQWAQERGLPVCAGSDAHTLRDIGEAWVETPFRTVQTPEHLLAALREGVVGGHWTHPVYAYGRKQWRNLNGRFRREG
- a CDS encoding diacylglycerol/lipid kinase family protein; the encoded protein is MAPDAQTLPARSKPDATDATLIFNSKAGGSTRSSPDRLVEALHAQGYRPVYRATDDEADLAAALEDARGTVFVAGGDGTVRAAALHLAGRGGVRLGIIPMGTANNIGRTLGISGEPLDVIAGYAGAGTVPLDLGRLVAPWGEDLFLEACGCGAFADVLAEYDPEGGKSPLRAAGALAATFTNFDPLPLSLTLDGQVQPQTPYVLVEVMNTRATGPRLRLATTADPTDGELNVIRVDAAGRDGLLAYLAALARDSFEELGSVQNDAARRIEIPYVGQAFHVDGEVRPAQPGVTGEVRVEVWPGALAVLVPGREEAGR
- a CDS encoding family 1 glycosylhydrolase: MDNLELWVGIEPTVSRVRTESLDQLSLSGFDRRPEDIDRLAALGVSALRFPLLWERTAPQGLAQADWRWADERLARLAGHGVRPIVGLVHHGGGPRHTHLLDPGFVDGLRAYARAVAERYPDVSDYTPVNEPLTTARFSALYGHWYPHARDERSFWQALMHQLRATVLAMEEIRRVNPEARLIQTEDLGHISSTPRLRGQADFENERRWLSFDLLLGRVDEAHPMWDHLRWAGASEREVLWFAEHPCPPDVLGLNVYVTSERFLDERLHHYPSHTHGSNGRERYADVEAVRVRGESIGGVGGRLREAHARYGLPLAITEVHLGCTREEQLRWLHAAWQEAGQVRREGADVRAVTAWAALGAFEWNSLLTRRSGHYESGLWDVRAPQPRPTALAQLARELGHGQPASHPVLAGPGWWRRGERLLFPAVGPVRAERPAGRPLLITGATGTLGRALARACEGRGLPYHLLSRQDLDITDPRSAGAALETYHPWAIINAAGYVRVDDAEHDPRNERENAAGPRVLAQACAGQGVRLLTFSSDLVFDGRKGAPYVESDTPHPLNAYGRSKRAAETGVLEALPDALVVRTSAFFGPWDPYNFAAYVQRELRAGQPVRVADDQVVSPTFVPDLTHTALDLLIDGEGGLWHLANAGAVSWAEFARMVAGATGLDPELVEGVPTVALGLPAARPTFSALGSERGWIMPDLADAVQRWATHPAVQEQAQELLASD